One Paralichthys olivaceus isolate ysfri-2021 chromosome 21, ASM2471397v2, whole genome shotgun sequence genomic window carries:
- the ppm1bb gene encoding protein phosphatase 1bb isoform X1: MGAFLDKPKTEKHSAHGDGNGLQYGLSSMQGWRVEMEDAHTAVVGLPHGLTDWSFFAVYDGHAGSRVANYCSGHLLEHILSGGADFGSGSGSVEGVKDGIRSGFLNIDEYMRSFTDLRQGMDRSGSTAVCVLLSPTHLYFINCGDSRAVLSRDSKVGFSTQDHKPCNPREKERIQNAGGSVMIQRVNGSLAVSRALGDYDYKCVDGKGPTEQLVSPEPEVCVLERAAEGDEFVVLACDGIWDVMSNEELCDFVRSRLLVCDDLEKVCNSVVDTCLHKGSRDNMSVVLVCLPGAPKISEEAVKKEEELDKFLESRVEELLGNSGDAGVPDLVSVLRSIATESIPNLPPGGGLASKRSVIEAVYNKLNPHREEEGAFAGGEEESEEGGGSTAAHLLEALRQFRLHHRGQYRAVLEESLATYHVRGESAAEGTGASRRTSDDNVDNDGQEQTASPPSPPSPPPSPATAEPEASQDAPTPEFNPSSD; the protein is encoded by the exons ATGGGTGCATTCCTGGACAAGCCGAAAACGGAGAAGCACAGTGCCCATGGTGATGGCAATGGGCTGCAGTATGGCCTGAGCTCCATGCAGGGATGGCGGGTGGAGATGGAGGATGCCCACACAGCTGTGGTGGGTCTTCCACATGGACTCACCGACTGGTCCTTCTTTGCCGTCTATGATGGCCATGCAGGGTCCCGGGTGGCCAACTACTGCTCTGGCCACCTGCTGGAACACATCTTGTCAGGAGGGGCCGACTTTGGTTCTGGATCCGGCTCTGTGGAGGGTGTGAAGGACGGCATCCGCTCAGGCTTCCTGAACATTGACGAATACATGCGCAGCTTCACTGACCTGCGGCAGGGCATGGACCGCAGCGGATCAACAGCTGTGTGCGTGTTGCTCAGCCCGACCCACCTCTACTTCATTAACTGCGGTGATTCGCGGGCTGTGCTGAGTCGAGACAGCAAGGTGGGCTTCTCCACCCAGGACCACAAGCCCTGCAACCCCCGGGAAAAGGAGCGCATCCAGAACGCTGGCGGCTCAGTCATGATCCAGAGGGTGAACGGCTCCCTGGCTGTGTCCCGGGCCCTGGGGGACTATGACTACAAATGTGTGGATGGTAAGGGCCCCACGGAGCAGCTGGTGAGCCCTGAGcccgaggtgtgtgtgttggaacGAGCGGCCGAAGGAGATGAGTTTGTGGTGCTGGCGTGTGATGGAATCTGGGACGTCATGTCCAACGAGGAGCTGTGTGACTTTGTCCGCTCACGACTGCTGGTGTGTGACGACCTGGAGAAGGTCTGTAACTCTGTGGTGGACACCTGTCTACATAAG GGGAGCAGGGACAATATGAGtgtggtgttggtgtgtttacCCGGAGCTCCCAAGATCTCAGAGGAGGCTgtgaagaaagaagaggaattGGATAAATTCCTGGAGTCCCGTGTTGAGG agcTACTGGGAAACTCTGGGGATGCAGGAGTCCCTGACCTGGTGTCTGTCCTTAGGAGCATTGCCACAGAGAGCATCCCCAACCTTCCACCTGGTGGCGGCCTGGCCAGCAA acgCAGTGTGATCGAGGCGGTGTACAACAAGCTGAACCCtcacagagaagaggaaggc GCCTTTgcggggggagaggaggagagtgaggagggaggtggcAGTACGGCGGCACATCTGCTGGAGGCTCTTCGGCAGTTCCGCCTCCACCACCGGGGGCAGTACCGTGCGGTGCTGGAGGAGTCCCTGGCCACCTACCATGTGCGGGGGGAGAGCGCTGCTGAGGGAACAGGGGCGAGCAGGAGGACCTCGGACGACAACGTTGATAATGACGGCCAGGAGCAGAccgcctcccctccctctcccccctcgcCCCCGCCCTCACCTGCCACTGCAGAACCGGAGGCCAGCCAGGATGCGCCCACCCCTGAGTTTAATCCCTCCTCTGACTGA
- the ppm1bb gene encoding protein phosphatase 1bb isoform X2 — protein sequence MGAFLDKPKTEKHSAHGDGNGLQYGLSSMQGWRVEMEDAHTAVVGLPHGLTDWSFFAVYDGHAGSRVANYCSGHLLEHILSGGADFGSGSGSVEGVKDGIRSGFLNIDEYMRSFTDLRQGMDRSGSTAVCVLLSPTHLYFINCGDSRAVLSRDSKVGFSTQDHKPCNPREKERIQNAGGSVMIQRVNGSLAVSRALGDYDYKCVDGKGPTEQLVSPEPEVCVLERAAEGDEFVVLACDGIWDVMSNEELCDFVRSRLLVCDDLEKVCNSVVDTCLHKGSRDNMSVVLVCLPGAPKISEEAVKKEEELDKFLESRVEELLGNSGDAGVPDLVSVLRSIATESIPNLPPGGGLASKRSVIEAVYNKLNPHREEEGSTGELEDPW from the exons ATGGGTGCATTCCTGGACAAGCCGAAAACGGAGAAGCACAGTGCCCATGGTGATGGCAATGGGCTGCAGTATGGCCTGAGCTCCATGCAGGGATGGCGGGTGGAGATGGAGGATGCCCACACAGCTGTGGTGGGTCTTCCACATGGACTCACCGACTGGTCCTTCTTTGCCGTCTATGATGGCCATGCAGGGTCCCGGGTGGCCAACTACTGCTCTGGCCACCTGCTGGAACACATCTTGTCAGGAGGGGCCGACTTTGGTTCTGGATCCGGCTCTGTGGAGGGTGTGAAGGACGGCATCCGCTCAGGCTTCCTGAACATTGACGAATACATGCGCAGCTTCACTGACCTGCGGCAGGGCATGGACCGCAGCGGATCAACAGCTGTGTGCGTGTTGCTCAGCCCGACCCACCTCTACTTCATTAACTGCGGTGATTCGCGGGCTGTGCTGAGTCGAGACAGCAAGGTGGGCTTCTCCACCCAGGACCACAAGCCCTGCAACCCCCGGGAAAAGGAGCGCATCCAGAACGCTGGCGGCTCAGTCATGATCCAGAGGGTGAACGGCTCCCTGGCTGTGTCCCGGGCCCTGGGGGACTATGACTACAAATGTGTGGATGGTAAGGGCCCCACGGAGCAGCTGGTGAGCCCTGAGcccgaggtgtgtgtgttggaacGAGCGGCCGAAGGAGATGAGTTTGTGGTGCTGGCGTGTGATGGAATCTGGGACGTCATGTCCAACGAGGAGCTGTGTGACTTTGTCCGCTCACGACTGCTGGTGTGTGACGACCTGGAGAAGGTCTGTAACTCTGTGGTGGACACCTGTCTACATAAG GGGAGCAGGGACAATATGAGtgtggtgttggtgtgtttacCCGGAGCTCCCAAGATCTCAGAGGAGGCTgtgaagaaagaagaggaattGGATAAATTCCTGGAGTCCCGTGTTGAGG agcTACTGGGAAACTCTGGGGATGCAGGAGTCCCTGACCTGGTGTCTGTCCTTAGGAGCATTGCCACAGAGAGCATCCCCAACCTTCCACCTGGTGGCGGCCTGGCCAGCAA acgCAGTGTGATCGAGGCGGTGTACAACAAGCTGAACCCtcacagagaagaggaaggc AGCACCGGTGAGCTGGAGGACCCCTGGTAG
- the six3b gene encoding homeobox protein SIX3b, which produces MVFRSPLDFFSASRLLLPHFADGPSSVARSRSPEDTPSACPPMALPGLCFSAAQIASVCETLEETGDIERLARFLWSLPVTADGRDSISEHESVQRARAVVAYHTGSFRELYHILETHRFTRASHGKLQAMWLEAHYREAEKLRGRPLGPVDKYRVRKKFPLPRTIWDGEQKTHCFKERTRGLLREWYLQDPYPNPGKKRELAHATGLTPTQVGNWFKNRRQRDRAAAAKNRLQHHMCPDGARALSGGECSPDGSAERADGQTLLSVTDSDSDLDV; this is translated from the exons ATGGTTTTCAGATCTCCGCTCGACTTCTTCTCAGCCTCCCGCCTCCTCCTGCCGCACTTCGCGGATGGGCCCTCTTCCGTGGCCCGCTCTCGGTCCCCGGAGGATACTCCCTCCGCCTGCCCTCCCATGGCCCTCCCTGGACTGTGCTTCTCCGCGGCGCAGATCGCCAGCGTGTGCGAGACTCTGGAGGAGACCGGGGACATCGAGCGGCTGGCCCGCTTCCTCTGGTCGCTCCCGGTGACCGCAGACGGGCGCGACTCCATCTCAGAGCACGAGTCCGTGCAGCGGGCCCGCGCCGTTGTGGCGTACCACACCGGGAGCTTCCGCGAGCTGTACCACATCCTGGAGACGCACCGCTTTACGCGCGCGTCGCACGGCAAACTGCAGGCGATGTGGCTCGAAGCTCACTACCGGGAGGCAGAGAAGCTCCGGGGGCGGCCACTCGGACCCGTGGACAAGTACCGTGTCAGGAAGAAGTTCCCGTTACCGAGGACCATCTGGGACGGTGAGCAGAAGACGCACTGTTTCAAGGAGCGCACAAGGGGGCTGCTGAGAGAGTGGTACCTGCAGGACCCCTACCCCAACCCGGGGAAGAAGCGGGAGCTGGCGCACGCCACCGGACTGACACCGACTCAGGTTGGGAACTGGTTCAAAAACCGGAGACAGAGAGACCGAGCGGCAGCAGCCAAAAACAG gTTGCAGCACCATATGTGTCCAGACGGTGCGCGtgcactcagtggaggagagtgCAGTCCGGACGGGAGCGCAGAGCGCGCGGATGGACAAACTCTTCTGTCAGTAACAGACAGTGACTCTGACTTGGATGTCTGA